One genomic window of Daphnia pulex isolate KAP4 chromosome 10, ASM2113471v1 includes the following:
- the LOC124203980 gene encoding protein SAND-like isoform X2: MASEVVDCEIIVSNSVNNFDAATSSSHGILDSSDPYESLNNLSGTRTNSDSNDVSLNIQPPADPGCTDGFQNDLVSNNQDQQFVRPRVYLERESFSNQNEDSISRTTNASSILEENSLPAAAGDEESGSDSLLWKNQKKHFFVLSEAGKPIYTRHGNEEQLVTLFGVMQALVSFVEDGEDSMDMILAGDTKFVFLHKTPLILVAVSKLRDSVLQLQLQLEYIFNQISSVITRAHLEKIFEQRRNYDLRRLLAGSERLMDNLVNYMDTDFSVLLGAVKCLPMPSCDRDAVTQTIHQQCSKIKGLVFTVLIGNNQLISLVRVNKKHLLHPSDVHLIINLVNSSETFKTAEGWTPICLPHYDPRAFLYVHASYLSEDCQACLLFFTTDRDSFFSLSDAKKNIVDRLRRHNNILESITLALHSICPILSQVGCSDIRHFVYKSRLSAQYTYSNNGPPYQHEQGQLYLMDLYRHVHGRMHSPSRPLKMMCHTAEKEILFGLVTPTYELYMVVEPMTTKAAIMNAANAILKWSKREEEIHFITTSGSW; the protein is encoded by the exons ATGGCTTCAGAAGTAGTAGATTGCGAAATTATTGTTTCGAATTCGGTTAACAATTTTGATGCAGCTACTAGCTCCAGTCATGGAATTCTTGACAGCAGTGATCCATATGAAAGTCTAAATAATTTAAGCGGTACCAGAACAAATAGTGATTCCAATGATGTGAGCTTAAACATACAACCTCCTGCAGACCCCGGTTGTACTGATGGTTTTCAGAACG ATCTTGTCTCCAATAACCAAGACCAACAATTTGTACGGCCCAGGGTCTACTTAGAACGAGAGTCTTTCAGCAATCAAAATGAGGATTCCATATCACGTACAACCAAT GCTTCATCAATCTTGGAAGAAAATTCCCtgccagctgctgctggtgatgaaGAGAGTGGATCAGACTCCTTGCtgtggaaaaatcaaaagaaacatttctttgTCTTGAGTGAAGCAGGAAAACCCATCTACACAAG acaTGGAAATGAGGAGCAGCTTGTTACCTTATTTGGAGTGATGCAGGCACTTGTTTCATTTGTGGAAGATGGGGAAGACTCCATGGATATGATTTTGGCTGGTGAtaccaaatttgtttttctacacAAAACACCTCTTATTTTGGTAGCTGTTTCGAAATTACGAGATAGTGTACTTCAGTTACAGCTGCAATTAGA GTATATCTTCAATCAAATCTCTAGCGTTATTACTCGAGCACACCTTGAAAAAATCTTTGAGCAGAGGCGAAATTACGATCTTCGGAGGCTTTTAG ctGGTTCCGAACGACTCATGGATAATTTGGTCAACTACATGGACACCGATTTTTCCGTTCTACTTGGTGCAGTCAAATGCCTACCGATGCCTTCTTGTGACCGAGATGCGGTCACGCAAACTATCCATCAACAATGTAGCAAAATTAAG GGCTTAGTCTTCACTGTGTTGATTGGTAACAATCAGTTGATCAGTTTGGTGCGTGTTAACAAAAAGCACCTGCTTCATCCCTCTGATGTACATCTAATCATCAATCTAGTAAACTCATCCGAAACATTTAAAACGGCTGAAGGTTGGACCCCCATATGCCTTCCACATTACGATCCGAG AGCGTTTTTGTACGTTCATGCGTCATACCTGAGTGAAGATTGTCAAGCGTGCCTGCTCTTTTTTACTACCGATcgtgattcttttttcagtcTTTCCGATGCCAAAAAGAATATCGTcgat AGACTACGACGCCACAATAACATTCTCGAATCGATCACTCTGGCTTTACATTCGATCTGCCCTATCCTTAGTCAAGTGGGCTGTTCGGATATCCGACATTTTGTGTACAAGTCAAGATTGTCTGCTCAGTACACTTATTCTAATAATGGTCCGCCTTATCAACATGAACAAGGGCAGCTCTATTTAATGGATCTCTACCGACATGTTCACGGTCGCATGCATTCTCCATCACGCCCATTGAAAATGATGTGTCACACTGCTGAAAAAGAGATACTTTTTGGCTTG GTTACTCCTACTTATGAACTATATATGGTCGTAGAGCCGATGACGACAAAAGCGGCAATAATGAACGCGGCCAATGCTATACTTAAG TGGAGTAAGcgtgaagaagaaatccacTTCATCACTACTTCAGGAAGTTGGTAA
- the LOC124203980 gene encoding protein SAND-like isoform X1, with the protein MASEVVDCEIIVSNSVNNFDAATSSSHGILDSSDPYESLNNLSGTRTNSDSNDVSLNIQPPADPGCTDGFQNGDVGLLEIAVEAQPDLIFESDLVSNNQDQQFVRPRVYLERESFSNQNEDSISRTTNASSILEENSLPAAAGDEESGSDSLLWKNQKKHFFVLSEAGKPIYTRHGNEEQLVTLFGVMQALVSFVEDGEDSMDMILAGDTKFVFLHKTPLILVAVSKLRDSVLQLQLQLEYIFNQISSVITRAHLEKIFEQRRNYDLRRLLAGSERLMDNLVNYMDTDFSVLLGAVKCLPMPSCDRDAVTQTIHQQCSKIKGLVFTVLIGNNQLISLVRVNKKHLLHPSDVHLIINLVNSSETFKTAEGWTPICLPHYDPRAFLYVHASYLSEDCQACLLFFTTDRDSFFSLSDAKKNIVDRLRRHNNILESITLALHSICPILSQVGCSDIRHFVYKSRLSAQYTYSNNGPPYQHEQGQLYLMDLYRHVHGRMHSPSRPLKMMCHTAEKEILFGLVTPTYELYMVVEPMTTKAAIMNAANAILKWSKREEEIHFITTSGSW; encoded by the exons ATGGCTTCAGAAGTAGTAGATTGCGAAATTATTGTTTCGAATTCGGTTAACAATTTTGATGCAGCTACTAGCTCCAGTCATGGAATTCTTGACAGCAGTGATCCATATGAAAGTCTAAATAATTTAAGCGGTACCAGAACAAATAGTGATTCCAATGATGTGAGCTTAAACATACAACCTCCTGCAGACCCCGGTTGTACTGATGGTTTTCAGAACGGTGATGTCGGATTATTAGAAATTGCCGTTGAAGCTCAacctgatttgatttttgaatcaGATCTTGTCTCCAATAACCAAGACCAACAATTTGTACGGCCCAGGGTCTACTTAGAACGAGAGTCTTTCAGCAATCAAAATGAGGATTCCATATCACGTACAACCAAT GCTTCATCAATCTTGGAAGAAAATTCCCtgccagctgctgctggtgatgaaGAGAGTGGATCAGACTCCTTGCtgtggaaaaatcaaaagaaacatttctttgTCTTGAGTGAAGCAGGAAAACCCATCTACACAAG acaTGGAAATGAGGAGCAGCTTGTTACCTTATTTGGAGTGATGCAGGCACTTGTTTCATTTGTGGAAGATGGGGAAGACTCCATGGATATGATTTTGGCTGGTGAtaccaaatttgtttttctacacAAAACACCTCTTATTTTGGTAGCTGTTTCGAAATTACGAGATAGTGTACTTCAGTTACAGCTGCAATTAGA GTATATCTTCAATCAAATCTCTAGCGTTATTACTCGAGCACACCTTGAAAAAATCTTTGAGCAGAGGCGAAATTACGATCTTCGGAGGCTTTTAG ctGGTTCCGAACGACTCATGGATAATTTGGTCAACTACATGGACACCGATTTTTCCGTTCTACTTGGTGCAGTCAAATGCCTACCGATGCCTTCTTGTGACCGAGATGCGGTCACGCAAACTATCCATCAACAATGTAGCAAAATTAAG GGCTTAGTCTTCACTGTGTTGATTGGTAACAATCAGTTGATCAGTTTGGTGCGTGTTAACAAAAAGCACCTGCTTCATCCCTCTGATGTACATCTAATCATCAATCTAGTAAACTCATCCGAAACATTTAAAACGGCTGAAGGTTGGACCCCCATATGCCTTCCACATTACGATCCGAG AGCGTTTTTGTACGTTCATGCGTCATACCTGAGTGAAGATTGTCAAGCGTGCCTGCTCTTTTTTACTACCGATcgtgattcttttttcagtcTTTCCGATGCCAAAAAGAATATCGTcgat AGACTACGACGCCACAATAACATTCTCGAATCGATCACTCTGGCTTTACATTCGATCTGCCCTATCCTTAGTCAAGTGGGCTGTTCGGATATCCGACATTTTGTGTACAAGTCAAGATTGTCTGCTCAGTACACTTATTCTAATAATGGTCCGCCTTATCAACATGAACAAGGGCAGCTCTATTTAATGGATCTCTACCGACATGTTCACGGTCGCATGCATTCTCCATCACGCCCATTGAAAATGATGTGTCACACTGCTGAAAAAGAGATACTTTTTGGCTTG GTTACTCCTACTTATGAACTATATATGGTCGTAGAGCCGATGACGACAAAAGCGGCAATAATGAACGCGGCCAATGCTATACTTAAG TGGAGTAAGcgtgaagaagaaatccacTTCATCACTACTTCAGGAAGTTGGTAA
- the LOC124203979 gene encoding phosphatidylinositol-3-phosphatase SAC1-like translates to MDVYDSLILHETSDQFFIEPSQNPTNILVIDRLNHEFSLVDGRKHVPSTAKSRSIFGIVGTIRLLAGPYLVVITKCSKAGMVNGQDIWKVDETEIIPFARTILHLNEEQLADNKVYTAMIEHVLNIPHLYFSYTYDLTHSLQRLHNTMPEFLQIPLHERADERFVWNRHLIRDLVSQPEMAKFVLPVMLGFVQTHHVTVNRKKLLYTLISRRCCYRAGTRFFMRGVDQEGQVANYVETEQIIEYQGDKCSFIQTRGSIPIFWSQLPTLKYKPKPEAVQGANHLEGLSRHFDFQVLNYGKQVILNLIDQKGAEGKLEKAFSDVINSFRSPFVKYEAFDFHHECRKMRYDRLSILLDRVSAEQEEYVYFMLLKDGTVVRQQDGVFRTNCIDCLDRTNVLQSLLARRNLQQVFMKFGILSEGQRVEDQQDFESLFKNIWADHADVISTQYSGTGALKTDFTRLGKRTKAGLLRDGVNSLVRYYKNNFADGFRQDAIDLFLGNYVVEEGRLAPRIDRGWKYLLLPGIWCIAATMVFVTVLLPSELSTESLLYLLFWSGMAVASSYFIVVNGPEFVDWPKLVRRNQIPKQLEL, encoded by the exons ATGGATGTATATGATAGCTTAATACT GCACGAAACTTCCGATCAGTTTTTTATTGAACCCAGTCAAAATCCAACAAACATTCTGGTCATTGATAGACTCAACCATGAATTTAGTTTAGTTGATGGTAGAAAACATGTCCCTAGTACTGCAAAGAGCAGATCAATTTTTGGAATTGTTGGAACCATTCGTCTTCTCGCTGGCCCCTATCTGGTTGTCATCACAAAATGTTCAAAGGCTGGAATGGTTAATGGTCAAGACATCTGGAAAGTTGATGAAACTGAAATCATACCGTTTGCCAGAACTATTTTACATCTCAATGAAGAACAA CTTGCAGATAATAAAGTGTACACAGCAATGATTGAGCATGTCCTCAATATTCCACACTTGTACTTCTCATATACATATGATTTAACACATTCCCTGCAAAGGCTGCACAACACTATGCCAGAATTTTTACAG ATACCATTACATGAAAGAGCTGATGAAAGATTTGTTTGGAATCGTCATCTTATTCGTGATCTGGTCAGTCAGCCGGAGATGGCAAAGTTTGTTTTACCTGTAATGCTAGGAT TTGTTCAGACCCATCACGTTACAGTTAACCGGAAGAAATTACTCTACACGCTTATTTCACGGCGATGCTGTTACAGAGCTGGTACTCGATTTTTCATGAGGGGCGTAGATCAGGAGGGTCAAGTGGCCAACTACGTTGAAACCGAACAAATTATCGAATATCAAGGCGACAAATGCTCTTTTATTCAG ACTAGGGGATCTATTCCAATCTTTTGGTCTCAATTGCCCACCCTGAAATACAAACCGAAACCCGAAGCGGTACAAGGCGCTAATCATCTGGAGGGACTTTCCAGACATTTCGATTTCCAAGTTTTGAATTATGGGAAACAAGTTATCCTAAACTTG ATTGATCAAAAAGGAGCAGAAGGGAAACTAGAAAAAGCCTTTTCAGATGTAATCAACAGCTTTCGAAGCCCATTTGTAAA ATATGAAGCTTTTGATTTTCATCACGAGTGTAGAAAAATGCGCTACGATCGATTGAGTATTCTTCTCGACCGCGTCAGCGCTGAACAAGAGGAATATGTATATTTCATGCTGCTTAAAGATGGAACAGTAGTTCGCCAGCAAGACGGTGTTTTCCGAACGAATTGCATTGATTGCTTGGACAGAACCAACGTCTTACAGAGTCTCTTAGCCCGACGAAACCTTCAACAAGTGTTCATG AAATTCGGCATTTTAAGTGAAGGCCAGCGCGTTGAAGATCAGCAAGATTTTGAAAGTCTATTCAAGAATATTTGGGCCGATCACGCTGACGTCATTTCGACTCAGTATTCGGGTACAGGAGCCTTAAAAACTGATTTTACTCGCCTTGGAAAAAGGACCAAAGCTGGCTTGCTTCGTGATGGAGTCAATTCGCTCGTCCGCTACTACAAGAATAATTTCGCTGATGGTTTTCGACAa GATGCCATCGACCTCTTTCTTGGTAATTATGTAGTTGAAGAGGGCAGACTTGCACCCCGTATCGATCGTGGTTGGAAATATTTACTG CTTCCCGGAATCTGGTGTATCGCGGCCACTATGGTATTTGTAACCGTCTTGCTCCCGAGtg aaCTGAGCACCGAAAGCCTTTtgtatcttcttttttggtcggGCATGGCAGTAGcatcttcttattttatcgTGGTCAATGGCCCCGAATTTGTTGACTGGCCAAAGCTAGTTCGCAGAAATCAAATACCCAAACAGCTGGAATTGTAG
- the LOC124203990 gene encoding casein kinase II subunit alpha isoform X1, with translation MPLASQARVYADVNLHRAREYWDYESHVIEWGEQDDYQLVRKLGRGKYSEVFEAINVVTNEKCVVKILKPVKKKKIKREIKILENLRGGTNIITLQAVVKDPVSRTPALIFEHVNNTDFKLLYQTLTDYDIRFYLYELLKALDYCHSMGIMHRDVKPHNVMIDHENRKLRLIDWGLAEFYHPGQEYNVRVASRYFKGPELLVDYQMYDYSLDMWSLGCMLASMIFRKEPFFHGHDNYDQLVRIAKVLGTEELFEYLDKYQIELDPRFNDILGRHSRKRWERFVHSENQHLISPEALDFLDKLLRYDHQERLTAREAMDHPYFYPIVKEQNRLASLSTSPTLLPPGTSVGGGTSGGAGPSGGGPSQ, from the exons ATGCCTTTAGCCAGTCAAGCTAGGGTTTATGCAGATGTGAATTTGCATAGAGCAAGAGAATACTGGGACTATGAATCGCATGTCATTGAATGGGG GGAGCAAGATGACTACCAACTTGTTAGGAAATTAGGCAGAGGCAAATACAGTGAAGTCTTTGAAGCCATCAATGTAGTTACCAACGAAAAGTGTGTTGTAAAAATCCTCAAG CccgtcaaaaagaagaagattaaaCGCGAAATAAAAATCTTGGAAAATTTGCGTGGCGGAACCAACATTATTACTCTACAAGCGGTGGTTAAAGATCCTGTGTCAAGAACTCCGGCATTGATTTTCGAACATGTCAACAACACGGATTTCAAGTTACTTTACCAGACATTGACGGACTACGATATTCGGTTCTATTTGTACGAGTTGTTAAAAGCCCTGGATTACTGCCACAGTATGGGCATTATGCATCGGGACGTTAAACCTCACAACGTTATGATCGACCATGAAAATCGTAAGCTTCGATTGATCGATTGGGGTTTAGCGGAATTTTATCATCCTGGCCAAGAGTACAACGTTAGAGTTGCTTCAAGATATTTCAAAG GACCAGAGTTATTGGTGGACTATCAAATGTACGATTATTCCCTTGATATGTGGTCACTCGGTTGCATGTTAGCTTCAATGATATTTCGCAAAGAGCCCTTCTTCCATGGTCATGATAACTACGACCAGCTGGTCCGCATCGCCAAAGTTCTGGGTACAGAAGAACTTTTTGAGTATCTTGACAAGTATCAAATTGAACTTGATCCAAGGTTCAATGATATCCTCGGCAG ACATTCACGCAAGAGGTGGGAACGCTTCGTGCACAGTGAAAACCAGCATTTGATTTCACCTGAAGCCTTGGACTTTTTGGACAAACTTTTACGGTATGATCACCAGGAGAGGCTCACGGCTCGTGAAGCCATGGATCATCCTTACTTTT ACCCCATTGTGAAAGAACAGAATCGACTGGCAAGTTTGTCAACCTCTCCGACACTCTTACCACCTGGAACGTCGGTAGGAGGCG GTACAAGTGGCGGAGCAGGACCAAGCGGAGGTGGACCTTCACAGTAG
- the LOC124203990 gene encoding casein kinase II subunit alpha isoform X2 — protein MPLASQARVYADVNLHRAREYWDYESHVIEWGEQDDYQLVRKLGRGKYSEVFEAINVVTNEKCVVKILKPVKKKKIKREIKILENLRGGTNIITLQAVVKDPVSRTPALIFEHVNNTDFKLLYQTLTDYDIRFYLYELLKALDYCHSMGIMHRDVKPHNVMIDHENRKLRLIDWGLAEFYHPGQEYNVRVASRYFKGPELLVDYQMYDYSLDMWSLGCMLASMIFRKEPFFHGHDNYDQLVRIAKVLGTEELFEYLDKYQIELDPRFNDILGRHSRKRWERFVHSENQHLISPEALDFLDKLLRYDHQERLTAREAMDHPYFCTSGGAGPSGGGPSQ, from the exons ATGCCTTTAGCCAGTCAAGCTAGGGTTTATGCAGATGTGAATTTGCATAGAGCAAGAGAATACTGGGACTATGAATCGCATGTCATTGAATGGGG GGAGCAAGATGACTACCAACTTGTTAGGAAATTAGGCAGAGGCAAATACAGTGAAGTCTTTGAAGCCATCAATGTAGTTACCAACGAAAAGTGTGTTGTAAAAATCCTCAAG CccgtcaaaaagaagaagattaaaCGCGAAATAAAAATCTTGGAAAATTTGCGTGGCGGAACCAACATTATTACTCTACAAGCGGTGGTTAAAGATCCTGTGTCAAGAACTCCGGCATTGATTTTCGAACATGTCAACAACACGGATTTCAAGTTACTTTACCAGACATTGACGGACTACGATATTCGGTTCTATTTGTACGAGTTGTTAAAAGCCCTGGATTACTGCCACAGTATGGGCATTATGCATCGGGACGTTAAACCTCACAACGTTATGATCGACCATGAAAATCGTAAGCTTCGATTGATCGATTGGGGTTTAGCGGAATTTTATCATCCTGGCCAAGAGTACAACGTTAGAGTTGCTTCAAGATATTTCAAAG GACCAGAGTTATTGGTGGACTATCAAATGTACGATTATTCCCTTGATATGTGGTCACTCGGTTGCATGTTAGCTTCAATGATATTTCGCAAAGAGCCCTTCTTCCATGGTCATGATAACTACGACCAGCTGGTCCGCATCGCCAAAGTTCTGGGTACAGAAGAACTTTTTGAGTATCTTGACAAGTATCAAATTGAACTTGATCCAAGGTTCAATGATATCCTCGGCAG ACATTCACGCAAGAGGTGGGAACGCTTCGTGCACAGTGAAAACCAGCATTTGATTTCACCTGAAGCCTTGGACTTTTTGGACAAACTTTTACGGTATGATCACCAGGAGAGGCTCACGGCTCGTGAAGCCATGGATCATCCTTACTTTT GTACAAGTGGCGGAGCAGGACCAAGCGGAGGTGGACCTTCACAGTAG